A window of Excalfactoria chinensis isolate bCotChi1 chromosome Z, bCotChi1.hap2, whole genome shotgun sequence contains these coding sequences:
- the LOC140263808 gene encoding zinc-regulated GTPase metalloprotein activator 1A-like — MEDEDCPDLVPIDAGVVQDGEPGCGRKIPVTIITGYLGAGKTTLLNYILTEQHSKRIAVILNEFGEGSALEKSLAISQGGELYEEWLELRNGCLCCSVKDNGVKAIENLMQKRGKFDYILLETTGLADPGAVASMFWVDSELGSEIYLDGIVSVVDAKHGLQHLTEEKPEGLVNEASRQVALADLIIINKTDLVSREELSKVRTAVRSINGLVKILETQRSRVDLSNVLDLHAFDSLSGISLQKKLESMKTTDAHLDKDIVTVTFEVLGNIKEENLNLFIQNLLWEKNVKDRTGRTMDVIRLKGLVSIQGKSHQVIVQGVHELYDLEETAIAWEEDEKRTNRLVLIGRNLNKEIIKEVFIETVTEKHENS; from the exons ATGGAGGATGAAGACTGCCCCGATCTGGTGCCGATAGACGCCGGCGTTGTGCAGGACGGCGAGCCTGGCTGCGGCAGGAAGATCCCCGTGACCATCATCACGGGCTACCTAG GTGCTGGGAAAACAACGCTTCTGAATTACATCCTGACTGAACAGCACAGTAAGAGAATCGCAGTGATACTCAATGAGTTTGGAGAAG GGAGTGCACTGGAGAAATCCTTGGCAATCAGTCAGGGAGGAGAGCTCTATGAAGAATGGCTGGAGCTaaggaatggctgtttgtgcTGTTCAGTAAA ggACAACGGTGTGAAGGCTATTGAGAACCTCAtgcaaaagagaggaaaatttgACTATATATTGTTAGAAACAACTGGTTTGGCAGATCCAG GAGCCGTGGCCTCCATGTTCTGGGTTGATTCTGAGCTGGGAAGCGAAATCTATCTTGATG GCATTGTATCTGTTGTTGACGCAAAGCATGGATTGCAG CACTTGACAGAGGAGAAGCCAGAAGGCCTTGTCAACGAAGCATCACG GCAGGTTGCACTAGCTGATCTTATAATCATCAATAAAACGGATTTGGTTTCAAGGGAAGAACTGAGTAAAGTCAGAACAGCTGTCAG gTCAATAAATGGACTCGTCAAAATTTTGGAGACACAAAGATCGAG AGTTGATCTTTCCAATGTGCTGGACCTGCATGCTTTTGACAGTCTATCTGGAATCAG CTTGCAGAAAAAACTCGAGAGTATGAAGACAACAGATGCACATCTCGACAAG GACATAGTGACAGTAACATTTGAAGTCCTAGGAAATATTAAGGAAGAAAACCTTAATCTCTTTATACAG AATCTTCTGTGGGAAAAGAATGTGAAAGATAGGACTGGACGTACCATGGATGTCATAAGACTGAAG GGACTCGTATCTATTCAAGGCAAATCTCATCAAGTGATAGTCCAAGGTGTCCATGAGCTGTATGATCTGGAAGAGACTGCAATAGCAtgggaagaagatgaaaaaagaacCAATAGACTCGTTTTAATTG gtAGGAACTTGAATAAAGAGATCATCAAAGAAGTATTCATAGAAACTGTGACAGAGAAGCATGAAAACAGTTGA